Proteins from a single region of Corynebacterium pseudogenitalium:
- a CDS encoding LysE family translocator: MAPADLAVIVGLNLVGAAAPGPDVILVTRTATRSRPHAWATTCGIQLGVLWWCSLTVFGAAALLTAVPRALQVVQVIGGAYLVWMGINAVRQGWRDRHNPPLSLEEAEQRLGSLRASFVRGLSTNLANPKIVLALSAMIAPLLPASPSWATQIVVILSLWASSFILFGVLTQVVSTNRVRRKLLAAGPAIDMGSGGFFCVVGALLVVRGLLSAG, from the coding sequence ATCGCGCCGGCAGATCTCGCGGTCATTGTCGGTCTGAACTTGGTCGGTGCGGCCGCGCCTGGGCCCGACGTCATCCTGGTGACGCGTACCGCGACGCGCTCGCGGCCGCACGCGTGGGCAACGACGTGCGGAATCCAGCTCGGTGTGCTGTGGTGGTGCTCGCTGACCGTGTTCGGTGCGGCGGCGCTGCTGACCGCCGTGCCGCGCGCGCTGCAGGTAGTGCAGGTGATCGGCGGAGCGTATCTGGTATGGATGGGTATCAACGCGGTGCGCCAGGGTTGGCGCGACCGGCACAACCCACCCCTTTCCCTCGAGGAAGCAGAGCAGAGGCTCGGTAGCCTGCGAGCCAGCTTTGTTCGGGGACTTTCGACGAACCTGGCGAACCCGAAAATCGTGCTGGCGTTGTCCGCCATGATTGCGCCACTGCTGCCAGCCAGTCCGTCGTGGGCAACGCAGATTGTGGTGATCCTGTCGCTGTGGGCCAGCTCGTTCATCCTGTTCGGCGTGCTCACGCAGGTGGTGTCTACGAACCGGGTGCGGCGCAAATTACTAGCCGCCGGGCCCGCAATCGATATGGGCTCCGGCGGCTTCTTCTGCGTTGTTGGCGCGCTCCTCGTGGTGCGTGGTCTGCTTAGCGCAGGCTGA
- the rpsT gene encoding 30S ribosomal protein S20, with protein sequence MANIKQQKKRVLTNEKRRVRNKSVRSAVRTEIRKFREAVESGDKAAAEKQLRFASRKLDKAVSKGVFHRNNAANKKSNMARALNKMA encoded by the coding sequence ATGGCTAACATCAAGCAGCAGAAGAAGCGCGTTCTCACCAACGAGAAGCGTCGCGTTCGCAACAAGTCCGTCCGTTCCGCTGTCCGCACGGAGATCCGTAAGTTCCGTGAGGCTGTTGAGTCCGGCGACAAGGCTGCCGCTGAGAAGCAGCTGCGTTTCGCTTCCCGCAAGCTGGACAAGGCTGTGTCCAAGGGCGTGTTCCACCGCAACAACGCGGCGAACAAGAAGTCGAACATGGCTCGCGCTCTGAACAAGATGGCCTAA
- a CDS encoding histidine phosphatase family protein, with protein MARRLILLRHGQTTYNATSRMQGQLDTELSEEGRQQARNIAPVLTEMGVAKIVASDLSRAAVTAQIVAEHLELPVTYDARLRETHLGQWQGKTHAEVDGADGSVRAHWRNTPTWAPPEGESRIDVAQRARPVVDELMEHFDEWDDAAVLLVAHGGTIAALTSSLLDLEISQYPMMKSLRNANFAQLQALPRYGEPDTGVQWYLEAWNQGLTV; from the coding sequence ATGGCGCGACGACTCATCTTGCTGCGACACGGCCAAACCACGTATAACGCCACGTCGAGGATGCAGGGGCAACTCGACACGGAGTTGTCGGAAGAGGGGAGGCAGCAGGCGCGAAACATTGCGCCGGTGTTGACAGAAATGGGCGTCGCCAAGATTGTGGCTTCGGACCTGAGCAGGGCTGCAGTCACGGCGCAGATCGTCGCGGAGCACCTCGAGCTGCCGGTGACGTATGATGCGCGCCTGCGCGAGACGCACCTCGGGCAGTGGCAGGGCAAGACACACGCCGAGGTCGATGGTGCCGACGGCAGCGTTCGCGCCCACTGGCGCAATACCCCAACGTGGGCGCCGCCGGAAGGCGAGAGCCGGATTGACGTCGCGCAACGGGCACGCCCGGTTGTTGACGAGTTGATGGAGCACTTCGACGAGTGGGATGACGCGGCGGTGCTGCTTGTCGCCCACGGAGGTACGATCGCGGCGCTGACGTCGAGCCTGCTAGACCTGGAGATCTCGCAGTACCCGATGATGAAGAGCCTGCGTAACGCGAACTTTGCGCAGCTGCAGGCGTTGCCGCGCTACGGCGAGCCGGACACTGGCGTGCAGTGGTACCTCGAGGCGTGGAACCAGGGGTTGACGGTCTAG
- a CDS encoding ankyrin repeat domain-containing protein — protein MTQQPNEIPEDVQAFAARLFQMARDGEATLLDYVDQGVDVNLANQDGNSLLMLASYSGHLALTEGLIARGADVNALNARGQSPLAGAIFKKEDDIARALINAGADATIGTPNAIDTASMFGREDLIDLLQGTQR, from the coding sequence ATGACGCAGCAACCAAACGAGATCCCCGAAGACGTCCAAGCCTTCGCCGCCCGCCTCTTCCAGATGGCGCGTGACGGCGAGGCAACCCTGCTCGATTACGTTGACCAGGGCGTCGACGTCAATCTGGCGAACCAGGACGGAAACTCGTTGTTGATGCTCGCCAGCTACTCCGGGCACCTCGCCCTGACCGAAGGGCTCATCGCGCGCGGCGCAGACGTCAACGCGCTGAACGCGCGCGGGCAAAGCCCGCTGGCAGGGGCGATCTTCAAGAAGGAAGACGATATCGCCCGCGCACTTATCAACGCGGGTGCCGACGCCACCATCGGCACCCCAAACGCCATCGACACAGCGAGCATGTTCGGTCGCGAGGACCTCATCGACCTGCTTCAGGGCACGCAGCGGTGA
- the rsfS gene encoding ribosome silencing factor, which yields MTALQISLDQAAIAAKAADEKLGENIGVIDVSNVIGITDIFVIVSADNERKVNAIVQEIEDDMTDAGFEPKRREGVRENRWVLLDYGNIVVHVQRSPERDFYGLDRLYADCPAMSVEGLPAYERPGAFADGESVRSAQQIEDLPLAGDAPEDEDEF from the coding sequence TTGACTGCTCTGCAGATCTCTCTTGATCAGGCCGCGATCGCCGCGAAGGCCGCCGACGAAAAGCTCGGCGAGAACATCGGCGTCATCGATGTGTCGAACGTGATCGGCATTACCGATATTTTTGTGATTGTCTCCGCGGACAACGAACGCAAGGTAAACGCGATCGTCCAGGAGATTGAGGACGACATGACCGACGCCGGCTTCGAGCCGAAGCGCCGCGAGGGCGTTCGCGAAAACCGCTGGGTGCTGCTGGACTACGGCAACATCGTGGTGCACGTGCAGCGCAGCCCGGAGCGCGACTTCTACGGCCTGGACCGCCTGTACGCAGACTGCCCGGCAATGAGCGTGGAGGGCCTACCAGCCTACGAACGCCCTGGTGCGTTCGCGGACGGCGAGAGTGTGCGTTCGGCGCAGCAGATTGAAGACCTTCCGTTGGCGGGCGATGCCCCTGAGGACGAGGACGAGTTCTAA
- a CDS encoding ComEC/Rec2 family competence protein, which produces MTVALAPWAGFAVVVAAVVLCGCARAVGQAVLAGSGGVAAVVVAWVRIAVARAGTLRLPVEATVTAAPKELASGGMLVRVRAGSGGAELPVFVRGGVPDGVVSGATVRVDGTVSESSRAGVNPWAVNGTVEPLAGPTGATGWAQHVRATFADAVREHVGEHSQGLIPGMVLGDTSMQGASEQQAYIATGLSHLSAVSGSNVAIVTTFAVVVAAALRIGLYGRLVAAGAALAVFALLVGPEPSVLRASVMGLVGLVAVVSSSQTEVIHALCLAVIALIFFDTDLALHYGFALSVAATVGIVVLFPLFYRALAPTALPDILVRAVAVAIAADVATMPLVAAMAGQVSLVSVGANVLVAPVTPLVTVLGLCAVMLAVLPGGLEAIVLWVISPLTWWVHTVAERGAALPAATVAANPVTVLIGYGWVVAVLLLVPWRRRTLALCLTCAVVASVCIAWPRGTVVDPATLRSHVVATKDDILPIPSGTELVVVLEEGSAPKRPAATPDGIPVIFPNRGAVPVLYADGRQQLR; this is translated from the coding sequence ATGACTGTTGCCCTCGCGCCGTGGGCCGGGTTCGCGGTGGTTGTCGCGGCGGTGGTGCTGTGCGGGTGTGCGCGTGCGGTGGGCCAGGCGGTGCTGGCCGGTTCCGGTGGCGTGGCGGCCGTCGTGGTGGCCTGGGTCCGCATCGCGGTGGCGCGGGCGGGGACGTTGCGCCTGCCGGTGGAGGCCACCGTGACGGCTGCCCCAAAGGAGCTTGCCTCTGGCGGGATGCTGGTACGCGTGCGCGCCGGGAGCGGTGGCGCGGAGCTGCCGGTGTTCGTCCGCGGCGGCGTCCCCGATGGGGTGGTCAGTGGTGCGACGGTGCGGGTGGACGGCACCGTGTCGGAGTCTTCGCGGGCGGGCGTGAACCCGTGGGCGGTAAATGGCACGGTCGAGCCGTTGGCCGGGCCGACGGGGGCAACCGGGTGGGCGCAGCACGTGCGGGCGACGTTCGCCGATGCGGTGCGCGAGCACGTCGGGGAACACTCGCAGGGCCTCATCCCGGGCATGGTGCTGGGCGATACCTCGATGCAGGGGGCGTCGGAGCAGCAGGCGTACATCGCTACCGGGCTATCGCACCTCTCGGCGGTATCGGGTTCGAACGTTGCCATCGTGACGACGTTCGCCGTGGTAGTAGCTGCAGCGCTGCGCATCGGGCTCTATGGCAGGCTCGTTGCAGCGGGTGCTGCGTTGGCGGTTTTCGCCTTGCTCGTTGGGCCGGAGCCGAGCGTGCTGCGGGCATCGGTGATGGGGCTGGTGGGGCTCGTCGCGGTCGTCTCATCGAGCCAGACGGAGGTCATTCACGCGTTGTGCCTGGCGGTGATTGCGCTCATTTTCTTCGATACCGACCTGGCGCTGCACTACGGGTTTGCGCTGTCGGTGGCTGCGACCGTCGGCATCGTGGTGCTCTTCCCGCTGTTCTACAGGGCGCTCGCACCGACGGCGTTGCCGGACATCCTCGTACGCGCCGTCGCGGTCGCCATCGCCGCAGACGTTGCGACGATGCCGCTCGTGGCCGCGATGGCGGGCCAGGTCTCGCTGGTCTCTGTTGGCGCGAACGTGCTGGTGGCCCCCGTCACGCCCCTGGTGACGGTGCTCGGGCTGTGCGCGGTGATGCTGGCGGTGCTGCCGGGAGGTCTTGAGGCGATCGTGCTGTGGGTGATCTCCCCGCTGACCTGGTGGGTCCACACCGTGGCTGAACGTGGAGCGGCGCTGCCCGCCGCGACAGTCGCTGCGAACCCGGTGACGGTGCTTATCGGCTATGGGTGGGTGGTCGCCGTGCTGTTGCTTGTGCCGTGGCGCCGCCGGACATTGGCGCTGTGCCTGACCTGCGCGGTGGTAGCAAGCGTTTGTATCGCGTGGCCACGAGGCACCGTTGTGGATCCCGCGACGCTCCGCAGCCACGTCGTGGCCACCAAAGACGACATCCTTCCCATCCCGTCAGGCACCGAGCTCGTCGTGGTACTCGAGGAAGGCAGCGCACCCAAGCGCCCGGCAGCAACCCCGGACGGCATCCCCGTCATCTTCCCCAACCGGGGAGCAGTGCCCGTCCTCTACGCAGATGGGAGGCAACAGCTACGCTAA
- a CDS encoding ComEA family DNA-binding protein — MQVIERIQELTRPTGEEALLQVKYPTPRVHVPVKPAAAVMGVVMSLLVLWAVVQVRGPDVAEEDAPVWENVATATDVPERVVVAVVGEVANPGLVTLNQGSRVADALDIAQPLDHADLLQLNLAQVLVDGQQLHVVAIGEGPAVPGGDGGGAVEATGQISLNGASAAELVTLPGVGEATAAAIIAHREANGPFQKVEDLMQVKGIGPAKFEAIAPLVGL, encoded by the coding sequence ATGCAGGTCATTGAACGGATTCAAGAGCTTACGCGCCCGACTGGTGAGGAGGCGCTGCTGCAGGTGAAGTACCCGACTCCTCGCGTGCACGTTCCGGTGAAGCCGGCGGCCGCGGTGATGGGGGTTGTGATGAGCCTACTGGTGCTGTGGGCGGTGGTGCAGGTCCGCGGCCCGGACGTTGCGGAGGAGGACGCACCTGTTTGGGAAAACGTTGCTACTGCGACCGATGTGCCGGAGCGCGTGGTGGTTGCGGTGGTGGGGGAGGTGGCAAATCCTGGGCTGGTGACGCTGAACCAGGGTTCCCGCGTGGCGGATGCGCTGGATATTGCGCAGCCGCTCGACCACGCGGACTTGCTGCAGTTGAACCTCGCTCAAGTGCTTGTCGACGGCCAACAGCTCCACGTCGTCGCAATCGGTGAAGGCCCTGCCGTGCCGGGTGGGGATGGTGGTGGTGCTGTGGAGGCGACAGGTCAGATTTCGCTCAACGGGGCGTCGGCCGCGGAGCTGGTCACGCTGCCCGGGGTGGGGGAGGCGACCGCGGCGGCGATTATCGCGCACAGGGAGGCGAACGGTCCGTTCCAGAAGGTCGAGGATCTGATGCAGGTCAAGGGGATTGGCCCTGCGAAGTTTGAGGCGATTGCGCCGCTGGTGGGGCTGTAA
- a CDS encoding alpha/beta hydrolase family esterase, translated as MKNYRRALCAAVTATTLTLGAVAVAPEQSAVTPTAQAQQMPDLRQLQKMLNPQNIRLDRLALLVGLVAAIVILGPVTGTIGSSHEPGRRGSQERRTVNADGLSRSYNVVLPSGYEEGKSYPVIIGYGGWQHTADQMQGYAHLESAAAGRAIVVYAEGESQAWAGAPYARTSTREDIAYTRAIIDDLVENFGADRNRVSAVGLSNGGGMVASLACHAPELVNGIASVAGAYYNPTVEGCKSGSVPTLIMHGTNDNVVGYDGGTRHGATFRSVNDVFNLFMDKNGCIAGSATETRLGNVTTLSPACGARTELQRVEGGGHTWFTDPSASTATVDFLLSLR; from the coding sequence GTGAAGAACTATCGTCGTGCGCTTTGCGCAGCAGTAACAGCTACAACTCTGACGTTGGGCGCCGTCGCGGTGGCCCCTGAGCAGTCCGCCGTCACCCCTACCGCTCAGGCGCAGCAGATGCCTGACTTGCGTCAGCTCCAGAAGATGTTGAACCCGCAAAACATTCGGTTGGACCGGCTGGCGCTGCTCGTCGGCCTTGTCGCGGCCATTGTGATTTTGGGCCCGGTCACCGGCACGATCGGCTCCTCGCACGAGCCGGGCCGCCGCGGTTCCCAGGAGCGCCGCACCGTCAACGCTGATGGCCTGTCGCGCTCCTACAATGTGGTGTTGCCCTCGGGCTATGAGGAAGGAAAGTCCTACCCCGTCATCATTGGCTACGGCGGGTGGCAGCACACCGCCGACCAGATGCAGGGCTACGCCCACCTCGAGTCCGCGGCAGCCGGTCGCGCCATCGTCGTCTACGCCGAGGGCGAGTCCCAGGCCTGGGCGGGTGCGCCGTACGCCCGCACGTCGACGCGCGAGGACATTGCATACACCCGCGCGATTATCGACGACCTCGTCGAGAACTTCGGCGCCGACCGCAACCGCGTGAGCGCCGTCGGACTTTCCAACGGTGGCGGCATGGTGGCCTCGCTTGCCTGCCACGCCCCTGAGCTTGTCAACGGTATCGCCTCTGTGGCGGGCGCCTATTACAACCCGACCGTCGAGGGCTGCAAGAGCGGTTCCGTGCCGACGCTCATCATGCACGGCACCAACGACAACGTCGTCGGCTACGACGGCGGCACCCGCCACGGAGCCACGTTCCGCTCGGTCAACGACGTGTTCAACCTGTTCATGGACAAGAACGGCTGCATCGCGGGCTCCGCCACCGAGACCCGCCTGGGCAATGTCACCACGTTGAGCCCTGCCTGTGGCGCTCGAACTGAGCTGCAGCGCGTCGAAGGTGGCGGCCACACGTGGTTCACGGATCCATCTGCAAGTACCGCCACCGTGGACTTCCTGCTCAGCCTGCGCTAA
- the holA gene encoding DNA polymerase III subunit delta, whose amino-acid sequence MLNPVHLVLGEDEFLAERATKAIIAQLSPAAERTTLRAGDVTEGELAMATSPSLFAEERIVLIKNTELAGKEPLEILLRACVDPAPGMTLIIEHSGGGRQKAYVKKFEKIAEVHRANPLRDRDRHSWLTQEFRRYGQRPTPDTVAALLESVGSDLRELASAVSQLVADTDGEVDVNAVRNYYTGVAEVAGFDIAEQAIAGRADRALASTRRALQLGTSPVAIAAALAHKVGDIAKLYGVRGNPDQLARTVGMHPFVVKKTMNVARQWSGDAVSQAVIIVAELESTVKGNGGEPEYAVEEAVRRIAQLA is encoded by the coding sequence ATGCTCAACCCAGTGCACCTGGTCCTCGGGGAAGACGAGTTCCTCGCCGAACGCGCCACCAAAGCCATCATTGCCCAGCTCAGCCCAGCTGCGGAGCGCACCACCCTGCGCGCAGGCGACGTCACCGAAGGCGAGCTGGCCATGGCAACGAGCCCGTCACTGTTCGCCGAGGAACGCATCGTGCTGATCAAGAACACCGAGCTGGCAGGCAAGGAACCGCTCGAGATCCTGCTGCGCGCCTGCGTGGACCCGGCGCCCGGTATGACGCTGATCATCGAGCACTCCGGAGGTGGGCGTCAAAAAGCCTATGTGAAGAAGTTCGAGAAGATCGCCGAGGTCCACCGCGCGAACCCGCTGCGCGACCGCGACCGACACTCGTGGCTCACCCAGGAGTTTAGGCGCTACGGGCAGCGCCCAACCCCGGACACTGTCGCTGCGCTGCTCGAATCCGTCGGTTCTGACCTGCGGGAACTCGCCAGCGCGGTGAGCCAGCTCGTGGCGGACACCGACGGGGAAGTCGACGTAAACGCTGTGCGCAACTACTACACGGGCGTGGCGGAAGTCGCGGGCTTCGACATCGCAGAGCAGGCCATCGCCGGGCGCGCCGACCGCGCGCTCGCCTCCACACGCCGGGCACTGCAGCTCGGCACGAGTCCGGTGGCGATCGCGGCGGCGCTCGCGCACAAGGTCGGGGACATCGCCAAGCTGTACGGGGTGCGGGGTAACCCGGACCAGCTCGCGCGAACGGTCGGGATGCACCCCTTTGTGGTGAAGAAGACCATGAACGTTGCGCGCCAGTGGTCGGGTGATGCGGTGTCGCAAGCCGTCATCATCGTCGCTGAGCTGGAGTCTACGGTGAAGGGCAATGGCGGGGAGCCGGAGTACGCGGTGGAAGAAGCAGTCCGCAGGATTGCCCAACTCGCGTGA
- the lepA gene encoding translation elongation factor 4 encodes MAAQKRNFAETTFTDPERIRNFCIIAHIDHGKSTLADRILQLSDVVEAREMRDQYLDNMDIERERGITIKAQNVRLPWTPRSGEYEGQEMVLQMIDTPGHVDFSYEVSRALEACEGAILLVDAAQGIEAQTLANLYMAMDNDLEIIPVLNKIDLPAADPEKYALEIANIIGCEPEDVLRVSGKTGEGVPELLDKVVELIPAPSSEFDADAPARALIFDSVYDTYRGVVTYIRMMDGKLLPNQQVQMMNTGVRHEILEIGVVSPTMKKTKGLGPGEVGYLITGVKDVRETRVGDTVTWANKGAEEPLDGFEEVKPMVYSGLFPVSQEDFPALRESLEKLQLNDASLTWEPETSVALGFGFRCGFLGLLHMEITRDRLEREFDLDLISTAPSVTYRVIAEDGSEQMVHNPSDWPGGKLQAVYEPIVNMTIIVPQEFVGTTMELCQSKRGTMKNMEYLSEDRVELRYYMPLGEIIFDFFDMLKSRTKGYASLNYEDAGEQEADLVKVDILLQGDPVDAFSAIVHKDSAQWYGNKMTKKLKELIPRQQFEVPVQAAIGSKIISRENIRALRKDVLSKCYGGDISRKRKLLEKQKAGKKRMKAIGSVTVPQEAFVAALSTDEA; translated from the coding sequence ATGGCTGCCCAAAAACGAAATTTCGCGGAAACCACGTTCACGGACCCGGAGCGGATCCGAAACTTCTGCATTATTGCCCACATTGACCACGGAAAATCCACGCTCGCGGACCGCATTTTGCAGCTGTCTGATGTCGTCGAGGCCCGTGAGATGCGTGATCAGTACCTGGACAATATGGATATTGAACGCGAGCGCGGCATTACTATTAAGGCCCAGAACGTGCGCCTGCCATGGACGCCCCGCTCCGGCGAGTACGAGGGCCAGGAGATGGTCCTGCAGATGATTGACACGCCGGGCCACGTCGACTTCTCCTACGAGGTCTCGCGCGCTCTCGAGGCGTGTGAGGGCGCAATCTTGCTTGTCGACGCCGCCCAGGGCATCGAAGCCCAGACCCTGGCGAATTTGTACATGGCCATGGACAATGACCTGGAAATCATCCCGGTCCTCAACAAGATCGACCTGCCGGCAGCCGACCCGGAGAAATACGCGCTGGAGATCGCCAACATTATCGGCTGCGAGCCGGAGGACGTGCTGCGCGTGTCCGGCAAGACAGGTGAAGGCGTCCCGGAGCTTCTGGATAAGGTCGTCGAACTAATCCCGGCACCATCGTCAGAGTTTGACGCCGATGCGCCGGCCCGCGCCTTGATCTTCGACTCCGTCTACGACACCTACCGCGGCGTCGTTACCTACATCCGCATGATGGACGGCAAGCTGCTGCCGAACCAGCAGGTGCAGATGATGAATACCGGCGTGCGCCACGAAATCCTCGAGATCGGCGTGGTCTCTCCAACCATGAAGAAGACAAAGGGGCTCGGCCCCGGCGAGGTCGGCTACCTGATTACCGGCGTGAAGGATGTGCGCGAAACCCGCGTCGGCGACACCGTGACCTGGGCTAACAAGGGGGCAGAGGAGCCACTCGACGGCTTCGAGGAGGTCAAGCCGATGGTGTACTCGGGCCTGTTCCCGGTCTCACAGGAGGACTTCCCGGCGTTGCGCGAGTCGCTGGAGAAGCTGCAGCTTAACGACGCCTCCCTGACCTGGGAGCCAGAGACCTCCGTGGCGCTGGGCTTCGGTTTCCGCTGCGGCTTCCTGGGACTGCTCCACATGGAGATCACCCGCGACCGCCTCGAGCGCGAATTCGACCTGGACCTGATTTCCACCGCGCCGTCGGTCACCTACCGCGTGATCGCCGAGGACGGCTCAGAGCAGATGGTGCACAACCCATCCGACTGGCCAGGTGGCAAGCTGCAGGCGGTGTATGAGCCGATCGTCAACATGACGATCATCGTCCCGCAGGAGTTCGTTGGCACCACGATGGAGCTGTGCCAGTCGAAGCGCGGCACCATGAAGAACATGGAGTACCTCTCGGAGGACCGCGTCGAGCTGCGCTACTACATGCCGCTCGGCGAGATCATCTTCGACTTCTTCGACATGCTCAAGTCCCGCACCAAGGGCTACGCCTCCCTGAATTACGAGGACGCCGGCGAGCAGGAAGCGGACCTGGTCAAGGTGGACATCCTGCTGCAGGGCGACCCCGTGGACGCGTTCTCCGCGATCGTGCACAAGGACTCCGCGCAGTGGTACGGCAACAAGATGACCAAGAAGCTCAAGGAACTCATCCCACGCCAGCAGTTCGAGGTCCCCGTGCAGGCGGCGATTGGCTCGAAGATCATCTCGCGCGAAAACATCCGTGCGCTGCGTAAGGACGTGTTGTCCAAGTGCTACGGCGGCGACATTTCGCGTAAGCGCAAGCTGCTGGAGAAGCAGAAGGCCGGCAAGAAGCGTATGAAGGCGATCGGCTCGGTCACCGTGCCGCAGGAGGCATTCGTGGCAGCGCTGTCGACCGACGAGGCGTAG
- the nadD gene encoding nicotinate-nucleotide adenylyltransferase, protein MAEAVAASLRDARRVGVMGGTFDPIHNGHLVAASEVADRFDLDEVVFVPTGQPWQKADRQITDSEDRYLMTVIATASNPRFSVSRVDIDREGPTYTLDTLRDLRALLPQAELFFITGADALASIMSWRDWDLMFDLAQFVGVTRPGYELSEAFLPEDVQEQVHLIEIPAMAISSTGCRERAKEGRPVWYLVPDGVVQYIAKNDLYRSSGEQRP, encoded by the coding sequence GTGGCAGAGGCCGTAGCAGCATCATTGCGCGACGCCCGACGAGTGGGCGTCATGGGCGGTACTTTCGACCCGATCCACAACGGCCACCTCGTGGCCGCGAGCGAGGTCGCCGACCGTTTTGACCTTGACGAGGTCGTGTTTGTGCCGACGGGTCAGCCCTGGCAGAAGGCGGATCGGCAGATCACCGACTCTGAAGATCGCTACCTCATGACGGTCATCGCGACTGCCTCGAATCCGAGGTTCTCGGTCTCTCGGGTAGACATTGACAGAGAGGGGCCGACCTACACCCTGGACACGCTGCGGGATTTGCGTGCCCTGTTGCCGCAGGCGGAACTGTTCTTTATCACGGGTGCGGATGCTTTGGCGTCGATAATGTCGTGGCGCGATTGGGACCTGATGTTTGACCTGGCACAGTTTGTCGGCGTGACGCGCCCCGGCTACGAGCTGAGCGAGGCCTTCTTGCCCGAAGACGTGCAGGAGCAGGTGCATTTGATTGAGATTCCTGCGATGGCGATCTCGTCCACGGGGTGCCGCGAGCGCGCCAAAGAAGGCCGCCCGGTGTGGTACCTGGTGCCAGATGGCGTGGTGCAGTACATTGCGAAAAACGACCTATATCGTTCAAGTGGCGAACAGCGCCCTTAG
- a CDS encoding DegV family protein produces the protein MAVRVVVDSSAGLPADIASELDITVLPLHVMEQSEDDEVSTSGLSAVELAAAYGRQIERSGDDGVVALHLSKHFSSTWSAAVSASGVFPGNVRVLDTSTVGMAVGAAAMAAATVAREGASLDEVEAMASSTLKRSETWCYLHQLDWLRKSGRISTGTAVLSAALLATKPILRMHNGKLELAGKTRTQTKAFSKLTELVLERADSQPVFAAVQHADAEESAQQLAGMLDEVLPRHSRVLVEPMVDVLAAHTGPGAIGLSVVFGSRT, from the coding sequence ATGGCGGTACGGGTTGTTGTTGATTCCTCGGCGGGTTTGCCAGCTGATATTGCCAGTGAGCTCGACATTACGGTGCTCCCGCTGCACGTCATGGAACAGTCTGAGGACGACGAGGTGTCGACGAGCGGGCTGTCCGCAGTCGAGCTCGCCGCCGCGTACGGGCGCCAGATCGAGCGCTCTGGGGACGATGGCGTGGTAGCCCTACACCTGTCGAAGCACTTTTCTTCCACCTGGTCCGCGGCGGTTTCTGCTTCGGGGGTGTTTCCGGGGAACGTGCGGGTGCTCGACACCAGTACCGTTGGTATGGCGGTCGGGGCGGCAGCGATGGCGGCGGCGACCGTCGCGCGCGAGGGGGCGAGCCTCGACGAGGTAGAAGCGATGGCCTCGTCCACGCTGAAGCGCTCGGAGACGTGGTGCTACCTGCACCAGCTGGACTGGTTGCGCAAGTCTGGCAGGATTTCCACGGGGACTGCGGTGTTGTCGGCGGCGTTGCTGGCAACGAAGCCGATTCTGCGGATGCACAACGGCAAGCTCGAGTTAGCAGGCAAGACTCGCACCCAGACGAAGGCGTTTTCCAAGCTCACGGAGCTTGTTTTGGAGCGTGCGGATTCCCAGCCGGTGTTTGCTGCGGTGCAGCATGCGGACGCGGAAGAGTCCGCGCAGCAGCTGGCGGGCATGCTTGATGAGGTGCTGCCGCGGCACTCGCGGGTGCTGGTGGAGCCAATGGTCGATGTGCTTGCTGCGCACACCGGGCCCGGCGCGATCGGGCTGTCGGTCGTGTTTGGTTCGCGCACGTAG
- a CDS encoding type II toxin-antitoxin system PemK/MazF family toxin, whose amino-acid sequence MVFWRKLQQQRRASLEEGLALLNERLGLTPGTKTRTTATRIDVQPTEQHARNLYYGPDMDGNAEPGEVVWALVPSTPPEERAMLVVGRDHHDVLALLIHCGEEPVSDPASATEEWLGIGTGDWDASGQPGWLRLDLLLVVPEASIHRRGATLPARRFDRVANRLRDTYHWT is encoded by the coding sequence ATGGTTTTCTGGCGCAAGCTTCAACAGCAACGACGTGCCTCCCTCGAGGAGGGGCTCGCGCTGCTCAACGAGCGCCTCGGGCTCACCCCCGGCACCAAGACCCGCACCACCGCCACGCGTATCGACGTCCAACCTACGGAACAGCACGCCCGGAACCTGTATTACGGTCCGGACATGGACGGCAACGCCGAGCCCGGCGAGGTCGTGTGGGCGCTCGTGCCGTCGACTCCCCCGGAGGAACGCGCGATGCTCGTCGTCGGGCGCGACCACCACGATGTTCTTGCCCTGCTCATCCACTGCGGCGAGGAGCCGGTGTCGGACCCTGCGTCTGCCACTGAGGAGTGGCTCGGCATCGGCACCGGGGACTGGGACGCCTCCGGCCAGCCCGGCTGGCTGCGCCTGGACCTGCTGCTTGTCGTGCCGGAGGCAAGTATCCACCGGCGAGGCGCCACCCTCCCCGCTCGGCGCTTCGATCGCGTGGCGAACCGGCTGCGCGACACCTACCACTGGACCTAG